Genomic window (Syntrophorhabdaceae bacterium):
GATACCACAGGGAAGCATGAAAAGAGACAGGCCGGCGGCAAGGTGACTCACGTCGGCGAAGGCGGTGAGCTGCACCAGGTTTCGAATGGGGAGAGCGGGACCCTTACCACGAATCTGGGGGTTCCCATTTCGGATGACCAAAACACGCTCAAGGCCTCTGCCCGGGGTCCGGCGCTCCTCGAGGATTTTATCTTCCGCGAAAAGATCATGCATTTCGACCATGAGCGCATACCGGAGCGCATCGTTCACGCCCGGGGCACGGGAGTCCATGGATTTTTCGAGCTGACAGTCTCTCTCCAGCAATTCACCAAGGCCCGCATACTTACCGAAGTGGGCGTGAAGACGCCTGTCTTTATGCGTCTCTCTACCGTGGCGGGCGGCGCGGGCTCGATAGACACCCCGCGGGACGTGCGGGGGATGGCCGTCAAATTTTACACGAAAGAGGGAAACTGGGACCTTGTGGGCAACAATATCCCTGTCTTTTTTATCCAGGATGCCATCAAGTTCCCCGATCTGATCCATGCGGTCAAGATGGAGCCCGACCGCGCCTTTCCGCAGTCGGCAACCGCCCATGATACCTTCTGGGATTACATTTCTCTCACGCCCGAATCGATGCACATGGTCATGTGGATCATGTCCGACCGCACCATACCCCGGTCGCTCAGGATGATGGAGGGTTTCGGGGTTCACAGCTTCAGGCTGATCAACGACGTGGGCAAGTCGACTTTCGTCAAGTTCCACTGGCGCCCGAAACTTGGCGTCCAGTCCACCATCTGGGATGAAACCGTGAAAATATCGGGCGCCGACCAGGACTTCCACCGCCGCGACATGTGGGATGCCATCGAGTCCGGGAATTTTCCCGAATGGGACCTCGCGGTCCAGCTTTTTACCGAGGAGGAGGCGGGCAAATTCCCCTTCGATCACCTCGATGCGACGAAACTGATTCCCGAAGAGATGGTGCCGCTCCAGGTAATCGGCCGGATGGTCCTTAATCGCTGGCCGGACAATTTTTTCGCCGAGACCGAACAGGTCGCCTATTGTCCCGGAAATATCATCCCCGGTATCGACTTTTCGAACGATCCCCTGCTTCAGGGCCGCCTGTTCTCTTACCCGGACACGCAGCTTTCACGCCTCGGAGCAGTAAATTTTCACCAGATCCCGATCAACATGCCGAAGTGCCCCATGGGTAACCTTCAGCGGGACGGACATATGCAGATGAGCACGCCGACGGGCCAGGTCTCCTACGAGCCCACCTCATTATCCGCAGCCGCACCGCGGGAAACCCCTGAGAAGGGCTTCCACAGCCTGGCCGCCATGGAATCAGGAGAAAAGGGACGTATCCGCGCCGAGCGCTTTGGCGACCATTACAGCCAGGCCCGGCTCTTCTATCGCAGCCAGAGCAGCTATGAGCAGGCCCATATCGCTTCGGCATTGGTTTTTGAGCTTTCCAAGGTCGAGCATCCGCACGTGCGCGAGGCGATGGTCGGACACTTCAGGCATATAGACCAAAGCCTGGCGGACAGGGTTGCCGCGGGCCTGGGCATGGAACGGATGCCCGATGCGCCGCCCCTCGCCGCGCCCGTTATCGATATGGCGCCCTCACCCGCGCTACGGATCATCGGCAGGGCAAAGGAGACGCTCATGGGGCGCTCCGTGGGTATCCTCGTTGCCGACGGCTCCGACGGCGCGGCGGTCGAGAGGATCAGGAAGGCAGCGACCGACGCGGGCGCAGTCGTAAAGATCGTCGCTCCGAAAGTAGGAGGGGCGAAGCTTGCCGACGGCTCATTCCTGCCGGCCCACGGTCAGCTTGCAGGAACGCCTTCCGTGATCTTCGATGCCGTGGCAGTGATCCTTTCCGGCGAAGGAGCGAAGATGCTCAAGAAGGAATGTGCGGCCATCGATTTCGTAAGCGATGCCTTCAATCACCTCAAGGCGATCGCCGTTGACCGGGGGGGCCGGGAGCTCCTGGTCGCGGCGAATGCGGGAGAGGACGCGGGCATCGTGGACGTGGAGAATAAGAACGCGTTTATCGCCGCGGCAAAGACCCGTCAATGGGACCGGGAGAAGATGGTGAGAATTTTGGCATAGGCGCAGACCGAGGTTTTTATCCATCATGAATAGATGGATTCCGCGTCATGACGGCCCGTGGGTCGTCATGACGCGAACCCTTATTAAAGGATAATCCTGTTTTCCCGGCCTTCATGGCCCTTCATCTCTTTAGCTTTCTTTCAGTAATCGGAAGATCGAGGCCCGAAATTACCCGGGTGGTGTCTGGAGCCCTCTTTTCCATGTGTGGGTATGGCAGATGATGGAAGGCGTGTCAAGATTCTCTCCACTACGTGAAGCGGAATGATCGAACGAGGCGAACCAGCCGCGCCTCCGCGCGGCATGGCCGGGATCGATCCCGGCCATGCCGGACTGTTCCGCCCCTTACCTGGGAATGTCGCTCTTATCGTATACCGCCACGATGCGTACGTTCTGGTAGCGCTGTTCCACCTGGAGAGACTCGCCCTTGGGGGCATACATGTCGCCTATGCCCGTGACCTTATAGAAGGTGTGGGGGACGTTCACCAGATACTGCTCGATAGCGGACAGGGGCGCTTCGGAGCGCTCCACGCTCAGCTTTTTGTTAACCTTGGCGCTTCCTGTTGCCGACGCGCTCCCTATCGAGAGGAGAATTACCTTTCTGCCGTGACTGGAGCGGGAAAGATAGTCCAGGAACGTTATGAGCCGCTGCGCCTGCATATGGTCCAGTTTTGCCGATCCCGTTTTGAAGAAGAGCGTGATCTGGCCCGTGCCCTGCTCGTTGGAAAGCTTTTCGAGCTTTGCCAGCGACTGCTGTGCCGTCTGAAGCTCTTTATTCTCGATGGACTGGAGCTCCGCCATGCGCTTGTCTTCTTTATCGAGGTGGCCCTGGAGCTTGTCAAATTCCTTCATGCTGTTATTGTTCGCGTCGACGATCTCCCTGGCCAGCGCGTCCGCCTGCTCGCCTGAAGCAGCTCCCGTAAGGGTGCTTCCAGGAACCGTAACCTGCCGTTGCTGTCCCGCCGGCTCCTGCATTACGACCACCTGCGGTTTGGTTGCGCATCCGCCGATAAGCGCCATGCCGAGAATCGATGCCATCACGGTGAAAATAGATCTTCCTTTCATGGGTAATCCTCCTGTCGTATTGGATTAATAACTGGTCATTTCTTCACGAGGGTTCATCGTACCGGGCCTCGCCCTTGCGCGGCGTGCACCCACTGGGTTTATCGGCCATCCCCTCACTTACTTAAGGTGAGGCTCCTTTTTCCTTGCAACCCCGGAGGTTTTATCGCAAAATTGTACGATTGGAGACATATCACAAGGAGGCGAAATGGCCGCGATTCCCGGAATGAAGATAAAGACCCTGCTTTTCCTTCTCGTTATCATGTTGCTTACCGCCTTTCCTCTCAGCGCGGAAAATCTCCCACGGGTGGTGATTCTCGCGACCGGGGGCACTATCGCGGGGTCGGCTGCCTCTCCAAGTGAGACCAAGGAATATAAGCCGGGGGTCCTCGACGTGATGGCCCTTATCCGCTCCGTTCCCGGTATCGACATGGCTGCCCGCTTATCAGGGGAGCAGATTATAGATATCGGCAGCAACCAGATGACGGACGGGATCATGGTGAAACTCGCCCGGCGGGTGAACGCCCTTCTGGCTCAAAATGACGTGGACGGGGTGGTGATTACCCACGGCACGGACACCATGGAAGAGACCGCCTATTTCCTCAACCTTTGCGTGAAGAGCGTAAAACCAGTGGTACTCGTCGGCTCCATGAGGCCCGCGACAGCCATGTCCGCCGATGGCCCCCTAAACCTCTTCAACGCCGTCTCCCTTGCAGGGAGCACGTCCGCCCGGGGCAAAGGCGTGCTCGTGGCCATGAACGACAGGATACACGCGGCGAGGGACGTGACCAAGACGAATACGACCAATGCGGATACCTTCAAAACACCCGATTTCGGCTGCCTCGGTTATGTGCTCGACGGGAGGGTCTCTTTTTACCGGACCGTCACCCGCAGGCATACGGTCGGGAGCGAATTCAGCCTCGACGGAATTATGCGCCTGCCGCGGGTCGACATCGTCTACGGCCACGCCGAAGGAGAGAAAGAACTCACGAAGGCGGCGGTGAAAGCGGGAGCGGAAGGGATCGTTCATGCGGGCATGGGCGACGGCAGTATGTTCGGTCTGACGAGAGATGCCCTCAGGGAGGCGAGAAAGAAAGGGGTGGTCATCGTCCGCTCCTCCAGGACGGGAAGCGGAATGGTGACGGCCGTCGCCGAGGACCGGGAGGACGATTTCGCCACGGCCGACACGTTGAATCCCCAGAAGGCGAGGATACTTCTCCTCTTCGCCCTCACCAGGACAAAAGATACCGACGAGATCAGGAGGATCTTCGGCGAATATTGAGGCCCGTCACCACGAACCGATGGGGAGACGGTAGTTCAGGATGATCCTGTAGTCGGCGATATCCTTGCCGCCCATTGATTTATCCTGCGATACATAGCACGCCCTCATACGGAGAGATAATCCTTTAAGGAAACTTT
Coding sequences:
- a CDS encoding type II asparaginase — its product is MAAIPGMKIKTLLFLLVIMLLTAFPLSAENLPRVVILATGGTIAGSAASPSETKEYKPGVLDVMALIRSVPGIDMAARLSGEQIIDIGSNQMTDGIMVKLARRVNALLAQNDVDGVVITHGTDTMEETAYFLNLCVKSVKPVVLVGSMRPATAMSADGPLNLFNAVSLAGSTSARGKGVLVAMNDRIHAARDVTKTNTTNADTFKTPDFGCLGYVLDGRVSFYRTVTRRHTVGSEFSLDGIMRLPRVDIVYGHAEGEKELTKAAVKAGAEGIVHAGMGDGSMFGLTRDALREARKKGVVIVRSSRTGSGMVTAVAEDREDDFATADTLNPQKARILLLFALTRTKDTDEIRRIFGEY
- a CDS encoding catalase, with product MAKDKNTDTTGKHEKRQAGGKVTHVGEGGELHQVSNGESGTLTTNLGVPISDDQNTLKASARGPALLEDFIFREKIMHFDHERIPERIVHARGTGVHGFFELTVSLQQFTKARILTEVGVKTPVFMRLSTVAGGAGSIDTPRDVRGMAVKFYTKEGNWDLVGNNIPVFFIQDAIKFPDLIHAVKMEPDRAFPQSATAHDTFWDYISLTPESMHMVMWIMSDRTIPRSLRMMEGFGVHSFRLINDVGKSTFVKFHWRPKLGVQSTIWDETVKISGADQDFHRRDMWDAIESGNFPEWDLAVQLFTEEEAGKFPFDHLDATKLIPEEMVPLQVIGRMVLNRWPDNFFAETEQVAYCPGNIIPGIDFSNDPLLQGRLFSYPDTQLSRLGAVNFHQIPINMPKCPMGNLQRDGHMQMSTPTGQVSYEPTSLSAAAPRETPEKGFHSLAAMESGEKGRIRAERFGDHYSQARLFYRSQSSYEQAHIASALVFELSKVEHPHVREAMVGHFRHIDQSLADRVAAGLGMERMPDAPPLAAPVIDMAPSPALRIIGRAKETLMGRSVGILVADGSDGAAVERIRKAATDAGAVVKIVAPKVGGAKLADGSFLPAHGQLAGTPSVIFDAVAVILSGEGAKMLKKECAAIDFVSDAFNHLKAIAVDRGGRELLVAANAGEDAGIVDVENKNAFIAAAKTRQWDREKMVRILA